In the Mesorhizobium australicum genome, CCGCCTTCGGCGATGACGCGCCGACCACAGCGCAGCACGATCTCGACCCGCCCCGGCGTCGGTCCGGCGACCGCCAAGGCCGGCGGCGCACCCGCGCCAATCATCCGGGCGTCCTCACGCCGGTCGGTCTCGGGCGTCACCATCATCGGGACAAATCCTTGAGGCGCAGCGCTCGGCTCGACCAACAATGCCCGCCGCCAAGCCAGCAGTTGCGAGCGTGCGATCCCATACCGCCGCGCAGTCGCGGAGATCAGGCGCGGACCGGCCATGCTCTCCAGCACAATCCGCTCCTTCTCGCCCTCGCTCCAGCGGCGGCGACGTCCAGTCTCCACCACGTCGAGCCGGCTCAAGACACTGTCAGTATGGATGTCCATACTCACAGTGCTCAACGATTTGCCTCACTCAGCGCAAGGCGGCTCATGCCGGATGGGTACGCTTTTGCCTGCGCCCGCAGAAGCGGACTGAACTGGGACTGATAGCCCGGACGGCGGGCATAGACGACCAGGTGCTTCGCCACTTCGCTGGCTATCACGCCGTCAAGGTCGCTACCGATCATAGCAAGCGTCATGTCGATGCCGGTCGTCACGCCTGCCGAGGTCCAGATCTTTCCGTCCACGACATAGACGCTGTCCCGGTCCACTTCGACAGACGGATAAAGCTCGGCGAGCGGCCCGCAAGCTCTCCAATGCGTCGCAACGCGTTTCCCGTCCACGAGTCCGAGCGCGGCAAGGATGAACGTACCGGCGCAGACCGATCCGAAGCGCTCCGCCGCTTGCACATATTGCGGCAGCCAGCGGACGGCCGGTTCGGAGATCACCGCCTCGAGATTTTCGGCCTCGGCACCAGCGATCAGGAGCGTGTTAGCAGGCCGCACCGGCGAAAGTGCGTGGGTCTCGACCGCTATCCCGGAGCTGCTCTGCACCGGCCCCCCGACCGGCGAGATCATCTCGACAGTATAGAAAGGCTGTTCGCCGCGCTCAGTCAACACATGGTTGGCGACACCAAAAGCCGACGCGGGACCGGTAGCATCGAGCAGTTCGAATCCGGGAAAGATGAAGATCAGAACCTTATGCGGCATTGGCAGAATTTC is a window encoding:
- a CDS encoding GlxA family transcriptional regulator; amino-acid sequence: MPHKVLIFIFPGFELLDATGPASAFGVANHVLTERGEQPFYTVEMISPVGGPVQSSSGIAVETHALSPVRPANTLLIAGAEAENLEAVISEPAVRWLPQYVQAAERFGSVCAGTFILAALGLVDGKRVATHWRACGPLAELYPSVEVDRDSVYVVDGKIWTSAGVTTGIDMTLAMIGSDLDGVIASEVAKHLVVYARRPGYQSQFSPLLRAQAKAYPSGMSRLALSEANR
- the tnpA gene encoding IS66-like element accessory protein TnpA; amino-acid sequence: MDIHTDSVLSRLDVVETGRRRRWSEGEKERIVLESMAGPRLISATARRYGIARSQLLAWRRALLVEPSAAPQGFVPMMVTPETDRREDARMIGAGAPPALAVAGPTPGRVEIVLRCGRRVIAEGGVDIDVMLKLARGLEALR